One Phaseolus vulgaris cultivar G19833 chromosome 2, P. vulgaris v2.0, whole genome shotgun sequence DNA window includes the following coding sequences:
- the LOC137812140 gene encoding protein MALE DISCOVERER 2-like isoform X1 translates to MENIWDPYGLWLKIYVGLISLWGTQQCLSLNDEGLSLLEFRGRITSDPFHALANWNPNDCNPCKWFGVSCVDGKVRMLILPALSLEGTLAPELGKLSHLKSLVLYKNSFSGTIPNELGDLDKLELLDLRGNNLNGCVPTKIGQTLLSEQLLTCDKKCEEIGNIRLPCNINRSTPLTTVSRGNNRKVAPRMTMCSFLNGGLCRNFKQLNEADSSSIPLKGALKKGVTAVIAVTLPLFKLGKATPHAHAEKWCDIQTSSDDSEIGQNVANLVNSARRRLLDQSSNLAAVPFSGGPTIQMSSIPITQSSGAFPAFPDTNTKQNLSPAQLPSPSNFPSIDQSSQQNSANVASGKLWEYIIIIAGVSFLVIIVLIMLCIWRKRAAKVIKPWKTGISGQLQKAFITGVPKLNQAELETACEDFSNIINSFDECTIYKGTLSSGVEIAVDSTIVSSARDWSKNMETAYRKKIATLSRVNHKNFTNLIGYCDEEQPFTRMMVFEYAPNGSLFEHLHVKEVEHLDWSARMRVIMGTAYCLQYMHHDLNPPVAHSNLNSVAILLTDDFAAKISEIAFGKSVLSQANTPGHESQKSDLPPQADPETDVYNFGVLLLEIISGKLPYSEEHGHLANWAVQHLNDKQSISNLIDPSLESFKEEELDVICEVVKDCLQSDARLRPTMKDLAPRLREVLHVSPEQAVPRLSPLWWAELEILSLETS, encoded by the exons ATGGAAAACATATGGGACCCATATGGATTATGGCTCAAAATTTATGTTGGATTGATTTCTCTATGGGGAACTCAACAGTGTTTGTCTCTAAATGATGAAG GATTATCCTTGTTGGAATTTCGGGGAAGAATAACTTCTGATCCTTTTCATGCTCTGGCAAATTGGAATCCAAATGATTGTAACCCTTGCAAGTGGTTTGGTGTTAGTTGTGTAGATGGTAAAGTGCGAATGCT GATCCTACCTGCACTCTCTTTGGAAGGCACATTGGCTCCTGAGCTTGGGAAACTTAGTCATTTAAAATCCCT TGTATTATACAAGAACAGTTTTTCTGGTACTATTCCCAACGAACTTGGTGATCTAGACAAGCTGGAGTTATTGGATCTAAGGGGGAATAACTTGAATGGATGTGTCCCAACAAAAATTGGCCAGACGTTGTTGTCAGAACAATT GTTAACTTGTGACAAGAAATGTGAAGAGATTGGAAATATCAGATTGCCCTGTAATATCAATCGTTCAACTCCTTTGACAACTGTATCACGTGGCAACAACAGAAAGGTTGCACCCAG AATGACAATGTGTTCTTTCTTGAATGGAGGTCTATGTAG AAATTTCAAGCAATTGAATGAGGCAGATTCGTCTTCTATTCCACTTAAAGGAGCGCTAAAAAAAGGCGTCACTGCTGTCATTGCTGTCACACTGCCATT GTTCAAGCTAGGAAAGGCCACCCCTCATGCCCATGCAGAGAAATGGTGTGACATTCAGACTA GCTCTGATGATTCAGAGATTGGCCAGAATGTAGCAAATCTAGTCAATTCAGCACGGCGCAGGCTGCTTGATCAGTCCAGTAACCTTGCAGCTGTACCTTTCAGTGGTGGGCCTACTATACAGATGAGTTCTATTCCAATTACCCAGAGCAGTGGAGCTTTTCCAGCTTTTCCAGACACCAATACGAAGCAAAATCTGTCGCCTGCACAATTACCTTCACCTTCTAATTTTCCATCTATTGATCAATCAAGTCAACAAAATTCAGCTAATGTTGCTTCTGGAAAATTATGGgagtatattattataatagcaGGTGTATCTTTCTTGGTCATTATTGTTTTGATCATGCTTTGCATTTGGCGAAAACGAGCAGCAAAAGTAATAAAGCCATGGAAGACAGGAATAAGTGGACAGCTGCAGAAAGCATTTATAACAG GGGTCCCCAAGTTGAACCAGGCAGAGCTGGAGACAGCCTGTGAAGACTtcagtaatattattaatagttttgACGAATGCACCATATATAAGGGAACACTCTCCAGTGGAGTCGAGATTGCTGTTGATTCAACTATTGTTTCTTCAGCCCGTGATTGGTCAAAGAACATGGAGACAGCCTATCGCAAAAAG ATTGCTACATTATCCCGTGTTAACCATAAGAACTTTACCAATCTTATTGGGTACTGTGATGAAGAACAACCATTCACCAGAATGATGGTATTTGAGTATGCTCCGAATGGAAGCTTATTTGAGCATCTGCACG tGAAGGAAGTTGAACATCTTGACTGGAGCGCAAGAATGAGAGTAATTATGGGCACGGCATATTGTCTTCAGTATATGCACCATGATCTGAATCCCCCAGTAGCTCATTCCAACCTCAATTCAGTTGCTATATTATTGACTGATGACTTTGCTGCTAAA ATATCAGAAATCGCTTTTGGCAAGAGTGTACTTTCACAAGCCAACACACCTGGACATGAGTCACAGAAATCTGACTTGCCACCCCAGGCTGATCCTGAAACCGATGTATATAACTTTGGAGTGTTGTTGCTTGAAATCATTTCCGGAAAACTACCATACTCTGAAGAACATGGCCACCTTGCCAACTGG GCTGTTCAGCACTTGAATGATAAGCAAAGCATCAGCAATCTGATCGATCCCTCGTTGGAGTCCTTCAAAGAAGAAGAACTTGATGTCATTTGTGAGGTGGTCAAAGATTGTCTTCAATCTGATGCAAGGCTAAGACCAACAATGAAGGACTTAGCCCCTAGATTGAGGGAAGTGCTTCATGTATCACCTGAGCAAGCTGTTCCAAGACTCTCTCCTCTCTGGTGGGCTGAACTGGAGATCTTATCATTAGAGACCTCTTAA
- the LOC137812140 gene encoding protein MALE DISCOVERER 2-like isoform X2 — protein sequence MENIWDPYGLWLKIYVGLISLWGTQQCLSLNDEGLSLLEFRGRITSDPFHALANWNPNDCNPCKWFGVSCVDGKVRMLILPALSLEGTLAPELGKLSHLKSLVLYKNSFSGTIPNELGDLDKLELLDLRGNNLNGCVPTKIGQTLLSEQLLTCDKKCEEIGNIRLPCNINRSTPLTTVSRGNNRKVAPRNFKQLNEADSSSIPLKGALKKGVTAVIAVTLPLFKLGKATPHAHAEKWCDIQTSSDDSEIGQNVANLVNSARRRLLDQSSNLAAVPFSGGPTIQMSSIPITQSSGAFPAFPDTNTKQNLSPAQLPSPSNFPSIDQSSQQNSANVASGKLWEYIIIIAGVSFLVIIVLIMLCIWRKRAAKVIKPWKTGISGQLQKAFITGVPKLNQAELETACEDFSNIINSFDECTIYKGTLSSGVEIAVDSTIVSSARDWSKNMETAYRKKIATLSRVNHKNFTNLIGYCDEEQPFTRMMVFEYAPNGSLFEHLHVKEVEHLDWSARMRVIMGTAYCLQYMHHDLNPPVAHSNLNSVAILLTDDFAAKISEIAFGKSVLSQANTPGHESQKSDLPPQADPETDVYNFGVLLLEIISGKLPYSEEHGHLANWAVQHLNDKQSISNLIDPSLESFKEEELDVICEVVKDCLQSDARLRPTMKDLAPRLREVLHVSPEQAVPRLSPLWWAELEILSLETS from the exons ATGGAAAACATATGGGACCCATATGGATTATGGCTCAAAATTTATGTTGGATTGATTTCTCTATGGGGAACTCAACAGTGTTTGTCTCTAAATGATGAAG GATTATCCTTGTTGGAATTTCGGGGAAGAATAACTTCTGATCCTTTTCATGCTCTGGCAAATTGGAATCCAAATGATTGTAACCCTTGCAAGTGGTTTGGTGTTAGTTGTGTAGATGGTAAAGTGCGAATGCT GATCCTACCTGCACTCTCTTTGGAAGGCACATTGGCTCCTGAGCTTGGGAAACTTAGTCATTTAAAATCCCT TGTATTATACAAGAACAGTTTTTCTGGTACTATTCCCAACGAACTTGGTGATCTAGACAAGCTGGAGTTATTGGATCTAAGGGGGAATAACTTGAATGGATGTGTCCCAACAAAAATTGGCCAGACGTTGTTGTCAGAACAATT GTTAACTTGTGACAAGAAATGTGAAGAGATTGGAAATATCAGATTGCCCTGTAATATCAATCGTTCAACTCCTTTGACAACTGTATCACGTGGCAACAACAGAAAGGTTGCACCCAG AAATTTCAAGCAATTGAATGAGGCAGATTCGTCTTCTATTCCACTTAAAGGAGCGCTAAAAAAAGGCGTCACTGCTGTCATTGCTGTCACACTGCCATT GTTCAAGCTAGGAAAGGCCACCCCTCATGCCCATGCAGAGAAATGGTGTGACATTCAGACTA GCTCTGATGATTCAGAGATTGGCCAGAATGTAGCAAATCTAGTCAATTCAGCACGGCGCAGGCTGCTTGATCAGTCCAGTAACCTTGCAGCTGTACCTTTCAGTGGTGGGCCTACTATACAGATGAGTTCTATTCCAATTACCCAGAGCAGTGGAGCTTTTCCAGCTTTTCCAGACACCAATACGAAGCAAAATCTGTCGCCTGCACAATTACCTTCACCTTCTAATTTTCCATCTATTGATCAATCAAGTCAACAAAATTCAGCTAATGTTGCTTCTGGAAAATTATGGgagtatattattataatagcaGGTGTATCTTTCTTGGTCATTATTGTTTTGATCATGCTTTGCATTTGGCGAAAACGAGCAGCAAAAGTAATAAAGCCATGGAAGACAGGAATAAGTGGACAGCTGCAGAAAGCATTTATAACAG GGGTCCCCAAGTTGAACCAGGCAGAGCTGGAGACAGCCTGTGAAGACTtcagtaatattattaatagttttgACGAATGCACCATATATAAGGGAACACTCTCCAGTGGAGTCGAGATTGCTGTTGATTCAACTATTGTTTCTTCAGCCCGTGATTGGTCAAAGAACATGGAGACAGCCTATCGCAAAAAG ATTGCTACATTATCCCGTGTTAACCATAAGAACTTTACCAATCTTATTGGGTACTGTGATGAAGAACAACCATTCACCAGAATGATGGTATTTGAGTATGCTCCGAATGGAAGCTTATTTGAGCATCTGCACG tGAAGGAAGTTGAACATCTTGACTGGAGCGCAAGAATGAGAGTAATTATGGGCACGGCATATTGTCTTCAGTATATGCACCATGATCTGAATCCCCCAGTAGCTCATTCCAACCTCAATTCAGTTGCTATATTATTGACTGATGACTTTGCTGCTAAA ATATCAGAAATCGCTTTTGGCAAGAGTGTACTTTCACAAGCCAACACACCTGGACATGAGTCACAGAAATCTGACTTGCCACCCCAGGCTGATCCTGAAACCGATGTATATAACTTTGGAGTGTTGTTGCTTGAAATCATTTCCGGAAAACTACCATACTCTGAAGAACATGGCCACCTTGCCAACTGG GCTGTTCAGCACTTGAATGATAAGCAAAGCATCAGCAATCTGATCGATCCCTCGTTGGAGTCCTTCAAAGAAGAAGAACTTGATGTCATTTGTGAGGTGGTCAAAGATTGTCTTCAATCTGATGCAAGGCTAAGACCAACAATGAAGGACTTAGCCCCTAGATTGAGGGAAGTGCTTCATGTATCACCTGAGCAAGCTGTTCCAAGACTCTCTCCTCTCTGGTGGGCTGAACTGGAGATCTTATCATTAGAGACCTCTTAA